The following coding sequences are from one Cercospora beticola chromosome 4, complete sequence window:
- a CDS encoding uncharacterized protein (CAZy:GH11), producing the protein MKFIIATLLAYTSGAFTAAVPLEQSADIAQSANFDYVQNYNGNAAQFKYNQAQGTYSVKWAGGTNFVTGLGWSRGGPRTIKYSGTYSPVNSGSFFGAYGWLENPLTEYYVVESFGTYDPCADKTAKQHVTFKSADGLSSYKVCSNIRTNQPSIHGTATFKQFFSVRQGMRTSGTINTGEHFSHWAKHGFANKNFGTMSFITEAWSGSGSASVTLS; encoded by the exons ATGAAGTTCATCATTGCAACACTCCTCGCCTATACGAGCGGAGCTTTCACCGCTGCCGTGCCACTGGAGCAGAGCGCCGACATCGCGCAGAGCGCCAACTTCGATTATGTGCAGAACTACAATGGCAATGCCGCACAATTCAAGTACAACCAGGCCCAAG GAACATACAGTGTGAAATGGGCAGGAGGAACCAATTTTGTCACCGGGCTTGGTTGGTCACGGGGCGGTCCTCG AACTATTAAATACTCTGGTACTTACAGTCCTGTTAACAGCGGCTCTTTCTTCGGCGCGTACGGTTGGCTTGAGAATCCCCTAACGGAGTACTATGTTGTCGAGAGCTTCGGCACCTACGACCCTTGCGCAGATAAAACCGCGAAGCAGCACGTCACTTTCAAGTCCGCTGACGGCCTTTCGAGTTACAAGGTTTGCAGCAACATCCGCACGAATCAGCCCTCCATTCATGGTACAGCAACGTTCAAACAGTTCTTCTCTGTCAGGCAGGGCATGCGTACATCTGGTACTATCAATACTGGAGAACACTTCAGCCACTGGGCCAAACATGGTTTTGCCAACAAGAACTTCGGGACCATGAGCTTCATTACTGAGGCTTGGAGCGGTTCGGGTAGCGCTTCGGTTACTTTGTCTTAG
- the GRX5 gene encoding monothiol glutaredoxin grx5 produces the protein MFSRTALSAFAGQALRPRRNPLLSPRFAQLQKSFLSTETRQAIDKAVASAPVVLFMKGTPETPQCGFSRASIQILGLQGVDPSKFTAFNVLEDEELRAGIKEYSEWPTIPQLYVNKEFVGGTDIMMSMHQDGSLAKMLEEQDVLVPAEESDGSSSS, from the exons ATGTTCTCGAGAACAGCATTGTCGGCC TTCGCCGGACAAGCCCTTCGACCGCGTCGCAACCCATTGCTCTCGCCACGCTTCGCGCAACTCCAAAAGTCCTTTCTCTCGACCGAAACTCGTCAGGCGATCGATAAGGCTGTCGCGTCAGCTCCAGTAGTGTTGTTCATGAAGGGCACACCAGAGACACCACAGTGCGGCTTCTCACGAGCCAGCATCCAGATTCTTGGACTGCAGGGCGTGGACCCGTCGAAGTTCACGGCGTTCAATGTgctggaagatgaggagttgAGAGCAG GAATCAAGGAGTACTCGGAGTGGCCAACGATACCACAGCTCTACGTGAACAAGGAGTTCGTTGGAGGCACAGATATCATGATGTCGATGCATCAGGATGGCAGCTTAGCGAAGATGCTGGAGGAACAGGACGTGCTCGTGCCAGCGGAGGAGAgcgacggcagcagcagctcataA
- a CDS encoding uncharacterized protein (MEROPS:MER0001728): MTAVDAEGQLADLKLNGSEAPAKQNGTSAPTGANGDVEAGESDDDEADEAENAGGDGEGEGAAKKKKKRKPRKKKKAGASSTPGGGAKAQTKPPTRKVSDLFPDNSYPIGEEVEYKNDNAYRTTSEEKRHLDRMNSDYLTDYRQAAEVHREVRKYAKSVIKPGMSLTEIAETIENGTRHLTGHMGLEEGDNLLGGVAFPTGLSLNHCAAHYTPNAGNKTILKEEDVMKVDFGVHVNGRIVDSAFTVAFQPQYDNLLAAVKDATNTGIRLAGIDARMAEIGEGIQEAMESYEVEINGQTFPVKAIRNLNGHTISQYSIHGGSSGKSVPIVKGGGNEKMEEGETYAIETFGSTGKGYVRDDMETSHYAKIADAPKVALRVASAKTLLKSIDKNFGTLPFCRRYLDRLGHEKYLLGLNNLVQSGIVQDYPPLVDIKGSYTAQYEHTILLRPNVKEVVSRGDDY, translated from the coding sequence ATGACTGCTGTGGATGCAGAAGGCCAATTGGCCGATCTGAAACTGAACGGCTCAGAAGCACCTGCGAAACAGAACGGCACATCAGCACCAACCGGAGCGAACGGCGATGTAGAAGCGGGCGaatccgacgacgacgaggccgACGAGGCGGAGAACGCTGGCGGCGATGGTGAAGGCGAGGGAGCAGcaaagaaaaagaaaaagagaaagccacgcaagaagaagaaggctggtgCCTCGTCAACACCCGGAGGAGGTGCAAAGGCGCAAACCAAGCCACCCACTCGCAAAGTCTCAGATCTGTTCCCAGACAACTCATATCCCAttggcgaggaagttgaATACAAAAATGATAATGCATATCGAACCACGAGCGAGGAGAAGCGCCATCTTGATCGCATGAACTCAGATTACCTGACCGATTACCGTCAGGCAGCAGAGGTGCATCGTGAAGTGCGGAAATATGCCAAATCGGTCATCAAGCCTGGCATGTCTCTTACCGAGATCGCGGAGACGATCGAGAACGGAACTCGCCACTTGACTGGACATATGGGTCTGGAGGAGGGCGACAACCTACTCGGAGGCGTGGCCTTTCCGACTGGCTTGTCGCTCAACCATTGCGCAGCACACTACACGCCCAATGCCGGCAACAAGACGATTCTCAAAGAAGAGGATGTCATGAAAGTGGATTTTGGTGTGCACGTCAATGGAAGAATCGTGGACTCAGCTTTCACAGTCGCATTCCAGCCACAATACGACAACTTGCTGGCAGCTGTTAAGGATGCCACTAACACTGGTATCCGACTTGCAGGTATCGATGCCAGAATGGCAGAAATCGGTGAGGGTATCCAGGAAGCCATGGAGTCCTACGAGGTGGAGATCAACGGGCAGACATTCCCAGTCAAGGCCATTCGCAACTTGAACGGTCACACGATCAGCCAATACAGCATTCACGGTGGCTCATCGGGCAAGTCCGTGCCAATCGTGAAGGGTGGAGGCAatgagaagatggaggaagGCGAGACATACGCCATTGAGACATTTGGGTCCACTGGAAAGGGCTATGTTCGCGATGACATGGAGACTTCGCACTACGCAAAGATTGCAGATGCGCCAAAGGTGGCGCTCAGAGTAGCAAGCGCCAAGACACTGCTCAAGTCGATCGACAAGAACTTCGGCACTTTACCGTTCTGTCGACGATACCTGGATCGTCTTGGACACGAGAAGTATCTGCTTGGCCTGAACAACTTGGTTCAGAGCGGCATTGTGCAGGACTACCCGCCACTTGTCGATATCAAGGGATCCTACACTGCACAATACGAGCACACGATCCTGCTCAGGCCGAACGTCAAGGAAGTCGTGTCGAGAGGCGACGATTACTAG
- a CDS encoding uncharacterized protein (CAZy:GH130), with protein MARTVRQSTALLRSLDRNEFDTIEGDPDYIPPLFPILPFNQYAQNPILSPNPANNWESAFLYNPTAIVLNETIFLLYRAQNASKTSSVGLAWSTDGYSFTRLNSPILYATEPWEAGGGTEDPRITRVNGTFYLTYTGYNLTSPQLCIATSTDLLTWTKYPPLFPNWQDVAYSDIDIPEPRFNHSKSAAITNEKVDGLYHMYWGDSFIYKATSPDMLNWTTLSASQYFAEPVYPWENRLIEPGPAPIKTRDGRWILVYNGATSGRVGYPGAQYGVGQMLVDPSGAFRPTVNTSLENPVTGGTYQPALRDGPVARIERPMVFPSTPEETEGQVNRVTFAEGLVQFKGKWFLYFGQADSTLGVAVADVQPLYGNEA; from the exons ATGGCTCGGACGGTACGACAGTCGACTGCACTACTACGGTCACTAGACAGGAACGAGTTTG ACACGATCGAAGGTGATCCCGACTACATCCCACCTTTGTTCCCAATCCTCCCATTCAATCAGTATGCTCAAAATCCGATCTTATCTCCAAACCCGGCGAACAACTGGGAGTCTGCTTTCCTCTACAATCCCACAGCAATCGTCCTAAACGAgaccatcttcctcctctaccGTGCCCAAAACGCATCCAAGACCAGCAGCGTTGGCCTCGCCTGGAGCACAGACGGCTACTCTTTCACCCGTCTGAACAGTCCCATCCTCTACGCCACAGAACCCTGGGAAGCCGGCGGAGGCACAGAAGACCCACGCATCACCCGCGTCAACGGAACATTCTACCTCACCTACACCGGCTATAACCTAACCTCTCCACAACTCTGCATCGCCACATCTACGGACCTCCTCACCTGGACAAAATACCCTCCTCTCTTCCCAAACTGGCAAGATGTCGCATACTCCGACATCGACATTCCAGAACCACGTTTCAATCATTCAAAATCCGCCGCTATCACGAATGAGAAAGTCGATGGGTTATACCATATGTACTGGGGCGATAGCTTCATCTACAAAGCTACGAGTCCAGATATGTTGAATTGGACAACTTTGTCTGCTTCGCAGTATTTCGCTGAGCCTGTGTATCCTTGGGAGAATCGGCTGATTGAGCCTGGGCCGGCACCGATCAAGACGAGAGATGGGCGATGGATTTTGGTGTATAACGGTGCAACGTCCGGAAGGGTTGGGTATCCGGGTGCGCAGTATGGGGTTGGGCAGATGTTGGTTGATCCTTCCGGGGCATTCAGGCCAACGGTCAACACGAGTCTGGAGAATCCTGTTACTGGCGGCACGTATCAGCCTGCGTTGAGAGATGGGCCGGTGGCGAGGATCGAAAGGCCGATG GTCTTTCCCAGCACGCCGGAAGAGACAGAGGGACAGGTCAATCGCGTGACCTTTGCAGAGGGCCTGGTGCAGTTTAAGGGCAAGTGGTTCCTGTACTTCGGTCAGGCAGATAGCACATTGggtgttgctgttgcggatGTGCAACCGCTCTATGGGAATGAGGCGTGA